From the Schistocerca piceifrons isolate TAMUIC-IGC-003096 chromosome 2, iqSchPice1.1, whole genome shotgun sequence genome, the window tacgagggctatccacaaagtacattacgttttggaattaaaaataaataaagtattggaattttttttattatatacagatgaaagccacatttaaatactacttttctacatagtttccatttaaattaaggcacttatcgtagcgatggacgagcttggaaattccttcgtcataaaatttggccgcctgcgccttcaaccacgtggttacctcttcttgaagctgtgcgtcgtcatcaaaacgctgcgtagccaaccacttcttcattgctgggaataagtggaagtcgctcggtgtcaggtcgggactgtacggcggatgaggaaacaactccacttaaaagattcgagaacttcacgagtggcatttgccgtgttggcccgggcgttgtcgtgaaccagcaagatctttgagcccaactttcccgtgcgcttgttttgtattgctcttctgaggttgtgcagagtttggcaatacctttgggagtttattgtagtgcctctttccaggaaatccacaaaaatcacaccttttctgtcccaaaagaggtaaccacgtgattgaaggcgcaggcggccgaattttacgacgaaggaatttccaagctcgtccatcgctacgataagtgccttaatttaaatggcaactatgtagaaaagtagtacttaagtgtggctttcatctgtatataataaaaaaatttccaatactttatttatttttaattccaaaacgtaatgtactccATCTATCCGTCTAATCTAACACCTTTCATAAGTGCAGAACTGAAAACATCAACAGGACCACTCCATACAACTGACGCTTGACAAATGACCTGCAGAGAAAAAGAGGGTCTGAGGGAGGTATGGTATCAAGTCGCAACGTGATCGCGACAGCGCACATACCACGAGCCAGTGCTCGACTGAGATGAATCATGGTCATGTTTAATTCCATTTCGTACGCAGTAGCGGCTGCTTTAGTTTTGAGGTAGGTAGACAATGTGTTTACTTTCGTCACATTAAATAAAGATTCAATAGCAACAGTTCCGTATGCTTTTGAAAACAGTCCAGTGTTTTAAGTTTTActctttttaattatttcttctcatttgctcaattttttcgctgtttgatttgaaattaattttttcctcctTTTGCCGCCGCTAAAATCTGACCGCCCTAGGCGGCTACCTAGTCTTGACAAATGGTAGAAACAGCCCTGCCAGTGATGACATAAActacgtgatcaaatgtatccggacacctggctgaaaatgacatacaagttcgtggcatcctccagcggtaatgctggaatttaatatggctttggcccacccttagccttgatagcttccactctcgccggcatacgttcaatcacatgctggacggtttcttggggaatggcagcccatgtttcacggagtgctgtactgaggacaggtatcgatgtcggtcggtgaggcctggcacgaagtcgaagttccaaaacatcccaaaggtgtactgtaggattcaggtcaggactatgtgcaggccagtccattacagggatgttattgccgtgtaatcactccgccacaggccgtgcattatgaacaggtgctcgatcgtgttgaaagatgcaatcgccatccccgaattgctcttcaacagtgagaagcaagaagatgcttaaaacataaatgtaggcctgtgctgtgatagtaccacgcaaaacaacaaggggtgcaagccccctccatgaaaaacactaccacaccacaccataacaccaccgcctccgaattttactgttggcactacacacgctggcagatgaggttcaccgggtattcgccataccctcaccctgccatcggatagccactcttttcacaagctgcgacatcgtcgcgaaaaaacagtgacccgtatatgtaattagtttcctttaatttacgtctatggtcacaaactttttgttaacagattaccgatttcagtctttaatgaccatcatcagatctgtttcataaaaacagatctgatgatggtcattaaagaccgaaaccggtaatctgttaacaaaaagttggtgaccatagacgtaaattaaaggaaacggaTAGCCActctgtgtaccgtgattcgtcgctccacacgacgtttttccacggttcaatcgtccattatttacgctccttacacaaagcgaggcgtcgtttggcatttgccggagtgatgtgtggcttgtgatcaaccactcgatcatgaaatccaagttttctcacctcccgcctaactgtcatagcacttgcagtggatcctgatgcagtttggaatttctgtgtgatggtctggatagatgtctgcctattacacatttcggccctcttcgactgtcggcggtctctgtcagtcaacagacgagttcggcctatacgcttttgtgctgtacgtgtcccttcacgtttccacttcactatcacatcggaaacagtggacctagggatgtttaggagtgtggaaatctcgcctacagacgtatgacataagtgacacccaatcacctgaccacgttcaagtccgtgagttccgcggagcgccccattctgctctctcacgatgtctaatgactactgagggcgctgatatggagtacttggcagtaggtggcagcacaatgcacctaatacgaaaaacgtatgtttttgtgggtgttcggatacttttgatcacatagtgtatcaggaaAGTTCGGCGACCGCTTTGGTGCAGGCTATTCAAGAGGCGTGATTCGTGTGGCGGCTAGAGGTTTCGCCTTTCTTCTTCCTATCTACTCCAGAACCATGCACTACAACAGAATCACAAAATTATGCTGGGTAATCACTCGGTAACAACAAAATGCCAGTGACAGAACAGTGTCTTGTACGTTTGGTGCCCTGCAGCTTGTAGAAGTTGCAAGTGCGTCATCTAATTAAGTAAGTATTCCACAGAAGCTGGTTTGTGATAATATTTTATTTCACCAGCCAAGTTTCGGGCGTCGCCCATCAACGGTATCGTATATGTAATGTTCTAGAGCGTATGCCAGTGACAAGTTCATATATTTCATAAAAAAATCCTTGTGCTGATTACATTTTTGTCTATATAAATCATATTATATATATTACATGAACATTATGAAATATTGTCAACGGGATAcgatagataacattacatataAGATACCGCCTATCACGGGCAATATCCGAAACTAATCCGGTGAAACAAAATAATACCACACAGCATCTTTTGTCGAACAGTTAATTGATTAAGATAACATATTTGCAGAAAATCGTGTGAACGATCAGGAGAAATAGCGCAGTTTCAGTGAAAAAATAGGTCATTTTGGTCTAATCTTTCGCCTCTCACTGGTGGAACAATTTTAAGTTGAAAACGTAGTATTGAATGTTCTACAACGAATGTAATGTACAAAGCCATCTTTCagattgccggccggcgtggccgagcggttctaggcgcttcagtatggaactgcgcgaccgatacggtcgcaggttcgaatcctgcctcgggcatggatgtgtgtgatgtccttaggttagttaggtttaagtagttctaagttctaggggactgatgacctcagaagttaagtcccatagtgctcagtgccatcttTCAGATTAAGGCAGCAACTTGCACAGAAACATTTAAATAAGCTGTGGAAACAGCAGATTTtaagatgaaatttttatattggTATTCCAGTAAAAAGATAGAAAACTCATAGTTCGAACTGAAcgtgatatttgctatcgtggatCTGCGAAATGGAGAGAGACTCCGGTTGAATATGCTCCACCTTGACACGTTAGTATATGATTAAACATCTAGTGGGATTAAATCACAACCAATAACAGGTTTCAGTAGGTGTTCTTGCTGTACCAGTCTCCGTGGCCAAGATcgcgccggcacggtagttcagcgtgttcggccagatggatagctgccttctgtaataaaaaactgagtaaatggatccacgatgaacttgaacaagcgccCCGAGCAAATACAGCGACCGTTAACGAACAAAGTGAGATTGAGTCTTTAACGCACACATGAGAGACTGCGCTCGACTCGGATTCAGCCGTTTCGAATCCTGGtggaggaagaaattttcatcgctaTTGTCTACCTGGCACGCGGTTCAATAAGTTCTTCATCACGAGACTATGTGCCAGGGCCCTGAATGAAATTCCAAACATCTCTGCACTGTCTCGTGGAGGGAAGGCCTGATTTGTACGTCGAATGGGTGACACATTGATGCTAATCGAGAGCAGCAGGCTCTATGCCGGTATCGGGTTTCACCTCCTTTCTGTCATCGTACAACACAACCACGACACCACACTGAATGTACGCATCCACTGTAGGCGTCTACACGCAACACACACTGTGCGCAACTGGTCACTGAACTTACACTGAAGGATTCCCCAGCCATCACTGCAATGcagctctttcattctttgttattgCTATTAAAAAAACAGTATACATAATCTAAAATCCAATGACGTAGCAGGTAAGAAACTTGCAGTTCGTACTGAAATATAGCGAAAGACGTTGTGACCAGGTGTGTATCTGAGGTGTAAGATCGCGGCGCGGCTGGGTCGGCAGTTAACATTCGATTTTGTTGTTGACGTTAATCatacagcagtaaaaaaaaaaaaaaaaaaaaaaaaaaaccactttggCGAAGAGAAACGCGATATATCCAGACTCACAAGAAAAATGTTACCTACAAACGCCCACACATTGCTTTTTCCAGCTTAGTTATACGGCCTATGGCGTTGCTGACTTTCCCAGTTCGAATTTTGCAAACCGAAAAAGGACTTAACGCCAATCGGCATTACACGAATGTGCTGTGGTCgattgaaaacagcttccagttacCATGATCTAACTATTTCGAACTGTCCAATTTCGCATGTATTAGAAAAGCTGTATAACAAAGCTACACAGTTTATGAGGCTCCAGAAGTATATTCCGACAGAGGGAGAATCTGAAAAAGATTGCTAGAGGTATCCTTGCATGAAAGAATTACATATACGTGTTTACGTAATGTGAAGATATTCTTCTTTCTGGTCTTGTTTTGTCTGACAACAAATGTTGTGCGAAAATTAGATTAATGACTAAACTGCCTCACTTGGTTCGCTTTAAAAAGATAGAACTGAGTGTTTTATTTACGAATAAAAGTACGttaattcactttttctttgtggcAATTTATCACGTAATGTAAACTGAATAGTGGGTGGAATAGCAGCTCATACTCTTATTAAGGGCAGTATCGTGCTGCACTGCATGTATAAACGACCAACATTTTGTATTAGCACAACTAGGCAATTTTGAAGCGCTGCATAATATGGTCGTGCGCACTGCTCTAAAGCAGACAGCAAGTAAAGAGGCGCGTTCATGATGGAGAAACCTGGATTTTAAGTTCGAATATGTATTCATACGCAACAAATAACTCAAGTCGTATGGAGAGCGACATCTTTACTACCTTTTCCCTCTGTTGCGTTCCGCACTCCGCTCCGAACCTGGAGAATGTAGAAACGTGACCTGCAGTCACGTGTTCGGGCTGTTCCCCGACGCGTGACGTCACGAGCGGAGAGGGGAGGGTCACGTGTTGGGAAAGACAACTATTGATCATGACGTCATCGGTGTCGGCATGTCTGTAAGTGTGGGAAGTGCTTTTGTGCGTCTCGCTGCGTGCCTATCTACCCACAGGGCAGTTTACTTGGCGAAACAGCTGTGCATCATGCGCTGCCAGTGTTGAACTAGTGACGTGGCAGAGGGGagtagagggggggaggggaagtgtgAATCTGGTTCAAGCCAGTCCTCTGGTATAAATATACGTGCAAAAGAGACGCTCGTTGTCATTTGTATCCTGGCAGAGGAAGGATTTGGACCGTAGTGGAAGGAGAGTGTTTTCTTCAGATAGGTGGTGCACGTTTTATGGGTAAGTCAAGATATGATTCTCTACATTGGTTTGCGCTTACTTGTGTAATTAAATGGACGATTGTTTCGTATTTTGGTGAACGCAACAATGCGTTTTTTTCTTTTGAGAAGTTGTGCAATTCAGGTAACTGCTTTGTGACTAGCTGCTTTTTGTCCTGGACGTACCACCGGATTCTTTTCAACTTTAATATTAGCCCTACAGCTCTTTGTTGAGGGTTTTAAAGCCTTCGACGTAAGAGTAACTGAATTTCGATGGATAGAGCATGAAATATGAGCAGTAAAGCCAAGTGGTGACGTACGATACTGCTGCGATTTTTGCATCAAAGATGTCTAAATCAGCGTATCATTTCATTTATTGGGGATTTTAACTTACTGTTTATAAGCGAATTACGATTGTAATTTCTGCTGTTGGATTGTTTCACCATTTTAACAATTAGCGCGCTATTGAATACAAGGGCAAGGGGTTATTAATGATCAATTTGATAACAGCACAGAGGAAAAAAAGTTTTTCCAATGCGTTTTGGGTCGAGTGTAAATGTTTTGAGTGTTTATATTACGCGTGTGGTTTATTCCGTGACTGCGAGGCAGAATAGTTGACAGAAAATGTCGTGCATTTGTTTTCGGTAGATGCTTGCCTGTGCTGGCCGAAAACGTTTGTTCTTCGCGTGTAGTACGTACATAGGACATTTGTGGACCGCAGATTCAAAATCAGTAGTGTTCACTCGGATGCGTACGTATGAATTGGGGAAATAATGTATGATTCTTGTAAGAAGTTAGAATTCGTGTAACTGAGCAGCTTCGTATTAACTATGTGTAGTTACATCGGAAATCAGATTTGTTCACATAGTTCATGGTTGTATATATATAATATCGGTACTATGATTATATATGCGGTGCAAAGTATTCGCCTTAACCCTGCAGTATAATACGTAGTAGACTATAAATGGACCACTAACGAGTAGATTGATAAGTTACTCAGTTTTACTGGAGTGTAATATTATATGTATGTGTGGTTTTCTGTATTTTGGTAAGGGAGGTTGACGTGGTTTCTTCTGACTTTCAGAGCAGAGTAAGAGCTCATTGCTAACGGAACCCCCTGTAGAGCCCATCAGCAGCTGCAGGGATGAATCTGGCTACGTGCCAACGGTTGGCCGCTGGGGCAGCGAGTGGCCGAGTTGACTCGAGACAGAAACCTGGGATGGGCTAACAGGGGCGGCGTGGCCTTCGGGCCACCCGCTTCCACTTCCGGCATGGGGTAGTTTCCGTGGGCAGCCGCTCCGGTTCGCCTCTGTGGAGCGCTATGAGGAACTGGCCGCCAGCCTCGAGTTAAGCGTGCAACAGCTCGTTCAAGCTCACAACTACAACAGCATTGGCAACTTCGTCAGGTATGAAGTGAAAACCAATACACATTGTTCATAATCGTAGCTAAGAGTAACTCGCAGCTCTAGTCACACTCGCCCCTTCCCACACAGtgtcacaaaacacacacactctctctctctctctctctctctctctctcactttacaACAGTAAAGCATGTAACGAAGAAAACTTCCAAATAATAATTTAAGGTACAGGATATGTATGACTGACATGAAATTAATACGTTACAGCTTGGATTTGCCTGTTTTCTTTACTATTGTTCAGTACAATGCTCTGCAAATTTAACCCTACTTATTGTTGTTCCTGCGCAGGTTCTACAAAGAGTTTTGTGCAAGTGGTGAGGATAGCTTGAGTCACTTCTATCGACACTATGAACCTCCCATAACGGAAGAGCATTACACCTGTGTTGGTTTGGCATTAGAACTGCTGCAGAAGCTAAGGCGCCTCGACAAGAAGTTTCCAGGTCTTGCTTCTGGGCTGTTTCTTGCTTCATGTGAGGAGGTAAGGTTAACGACATCTGTTCAGTTTTCAGTATTGTTCCACAATTAAATACTGATTACCCTTTGCAGCTGGACAGTAAACATTTACAAAATTTGAATACTACCGGGTCTGCCTAGTTTAATTTTAGTTATATAGTGCTTATCGGCAGTGGGTTAAAGATATATTGTAGTTAAGTTTCCTTGTTTTGTGGGCTAAGTGGAGTCTTTTAGTTGTCAGATATGCCTCATGGCTGTTCTCTCTTTGTGAAGCGGACGAgaactgtaaacagtaatgaatGTTTGAGGAGGAAAGACATTTACACCAGACTTGGAACATCTGTTGCTTATGTTTTAAGTGCCTGTTGTTTCAGAGCTTTGAAAATAGTTATAAAGGATTCAAATTTGTAAAAATTACGGTTTGCTTATGTTGTGTGGCATATCGGTAACAAAATTAGACCTGGAATTCTgactgaaataatagttacaaatcaGAATGTGAGCTGCTTTGTAGTATTTGGCTCTCAGTATTGGGGATATCCACAGTACTCTCTGAATGTGCGTTTTTATTGTTAACGAGATGTGCATTTTAATGTGTAATGTACAGTTCAGTTTAGATTGCTGTTCCACGTCTTACAAataagatttgggggggggggggggggttggttgtcCTGTTAGCATTAgtgcaaaaaaaaataataataataataataataatatcactgaACACCAGTTTGGGACTGCCTTGTGTGCCATGGGTAACCTTATCCTAAAATATCAGATCCATTGTTCCAGCAAAGAGGATGTAAATTTCTTAAACTTCAAATGTCATTAGAATGAGGgagagattaaagaaagacatgtaCATAGCAATTGACAGTGAGAAAAgggaaatagcaaaagaaaagcacaaaatattgtaaatctgTCTGACttctactgcagtatttatatgttCCTCAATTTATGTCAAATGTTTGAGGTTTTGTTCAACAGtctctttagttttacttttcTCTTCTTTCAGTCCATAGAAGATGTTGACAGTTACGTCAGCTATGATCCGTGCCCAAGAACAGTGGAAAAGGAGCATGTCCTTGTGGCTCTTCGTATTGACATTGGAGGAAGGCTAGGTGTTGCTCTGTTAGACCCAGGCTATCATGTTGCCAGGGTGGTGACTGTTATGGAAGATGGTTCCTATCCACACACTGGTTAGTAATTATTAAATTATGTAACTTTTTGGACATACACATTCTACAGATTTGTGACATGATCATTCATAATATGTTAGAGTTGAACAAGACATGCTAATTGTGGAATAATTATCAAatgtaattgtaattatttgttataaaaaggaaatatttaaaatttcttagaaTCTTAATTTTAAACTGTAGGTAACTGTAACAATCATTTAATTTGTGCCAGGTTTCGCTCTAAGCTcttcattttttccattctccaTATGTGGGAGATACCGTAAGTCTAAacatttccttttgttttaaagGATGGTTTACACAGTCAGATCAGCCACACTGCCGAAAGGATTATGGATATTCATTAACAGGAAATGGGAAGTATGTGCTGTGGAGAGATCGCCGGACAATGCGTGATGGGCTAGAAGAGGTGTATGCTGCTTTGATTTATGTGGGACGTCCTTTCCTTGCTCCAGTATCTGTCACTGAACGCCGAAACCTTGTATACAACACCCGTTCACTTGTTGGCCGAGATACGAAGGGTGGACTAACTGCTACCATTTGTGTAAAGGTTGGTACTGCTCATACGTCCTGTGAAGATTGGAATATTATGCAGATATTATGTTTTGTTAATGCAGACTTGTGATTCATGACTAATTTCATCTTAACATCTGCAGATTCCACGTGAGGGTGATCCAGTTGTGACGGTGTCCAGGC encodes:
- the LOC124775686 gene encoding uncharacterized protein LOC124775686, giving the protein MGKRVIDTGTSDNFTHRIVSDGDFLEMRTINCASPSDKSETWDGLTGAAWPSGHPLPLPAWGSFRGQPLRFASVERYEELAASLELSVQQLVQAHNYNSIGNFVRFYKEFCASGEDSLSHFYRHYEPPITEEHYTCVGLALELLQKLRRLDKKFPGLASGLFLASCEESIEDVDSYVSYDPCPRTVEKEHVLVALRIDIGGRLGVALLDPGYHVARVVTVMEDGSYPHTGWFTQSDQPHCRKDYGYSLTGNGKYVLWRDRRTMRDGLEEVYAALIYVGRPFLAPVSVTERRNLVYNTRSLVGRDTKGGLTATICVKIPREGDPVVTVSRQTGSGRNERRKFPLSSFISMSDSDILSWVAALAQSLNMAEVELANLMGDLAHALLDMDFRAQLLAINDDINYVAQDN